A region from the Chrysoperla carnea chromosome 4, inChrCarn1.1, whole genome shotgun sequence genome encodes:
- the LOC123298401 gene encoding uncharacterized protein LOC123298401, whose protein sequence is MHGDKQFRLNFKIPIIITLIIINLTLFQCQSNDNGLSEKFTADECPESNKRHLAPTNGLNDSVLNSDVEDDQNTDPRELMFLYESLKLNHSSFINNKRILISMQMDTIKEIIGSIVDKENTTQTGEDEPQTQSSRVKCNITKEKLDNLQKEIKAILTNTTAGENNGGSKCTLDFDDTNNCNNVMKTIQCGFDHIRNAFLDALTNEGSAKEFAQLKNAYDKLKDEFEKEKEDLKQSLSQDYQLKLDQLTKIMQDLGSKLNQALEKLEKNTGDLCVIEIVGGIITEAVDHFKQLTLTSMSEIVTRAYNFNKKSSPEELNRVAYIAEFLARLPEKGKADALKTFFKRMKEMKHLNSVRVLILNYSYIKSEFSDSEITKEIEPLIDRYVADFIDVISYNRKNSVFSQFINLYCGNFFNAYSHKIYDSALIRDNPKERVLFKNIIDSINNFPYYDQTVDGLSHVNDFMVKRKLENHNTLKLIYYVNELTTKLEKKEKTKLVASLIKKLENIIEKLPGHAVNIVSKVNRINVNCQIKNRAYPDEYLEVDTFRMDLVKRKSFLWRLNFPPTGYGRTGSRWRLESTNNFDSFTIKHVGHDEYLYGVNNTDAKADIRPICTWKHQDPIAEQAYWEFAPRNEGQYFTLRNVFYQEYLYAHEAPSRDNKSRDVFCYRYGKPGGDMWKASYWEIICY, encoded by the coding sequence atgcACGGAGATAAACAATTTcggttaaatttcaaaataccaataattattacattaataattattaatttaactttgTTTCAATGTCAATCAAATGACAATGGTTTATCAGAAAAATTTACAGCGGATGAATGCCCGGAATCAAATAAAAGACATTTAGCGCCAACAAATGGTTTAAACGATTCAGTATTGAATAGCGACGTAGAAGATGACCAAAATACCGATCCAAGAGAATTAATGTTCTTATATGAATCATTAAAGTTAAACCACTCAtcgtttattaataataaacgcATCCTTATATCCATGCAAATGGAtacaattaaagaaattattggtTCAATAGTGGACAAAGAGAATACTACACAGACAGGCGAAGATGAACCACAAACACAATCATCTCGAGTCAAATGTaatattacaaaagaaaaattagacaatttacaaaaagaaattaaagcCATACTAACAAACACTACTGCAGGCGAAAATAACGGCGGTAGTAAATGTACGCTTGATTTTGATGACaccaataattgtaataatgtcATGAAAACCATACAATGTGGCTTCGATCATATTAGAAATGCTTTTCTTGATGCATTGACAAATGAAGGTTCCGCCAAAGAATTTGCTCAACTGAAAAATGCATATGATAAACTAAAAGatgaatttgaaaaagaaaaagaagatTTAAAACAATCATTGTCACAagattatcaattaaaattagaccaattaacaaaaataatgcaGGATTTAGGAAGTAAGTTAAATCAGGCactagaaaaattagaaaaaaatacagGTGATTTATGCGTAATAGAAATTGTTGGAGGTATAATAACAGAAGCTGTTGACCATTTTAAGCAATTAACATTAACATCAATGTCCGAAATTGTTACAAGagcttataattttaataaaaaatcaagccCCGAAGAGCTAAACAGAGTCGCATACATAGCCGAATTTCTTGCACGATTACCCGAAAAAGGAAAAGCTGAtgctttgaaaacattttttaaacgaatGAAAGAAATGAAACATTTAAACAGTGTTAGAGTTTTAATTCTTAACTACAGTTATATAAAATCTGAATTTTCCGATTCTGAAATAACCAAAGAAATTGAACCACTGATAGATCGATATGTAGCCGATTTTATAGATGTTATAAGTTATAATCGAAAAAACTCTGTATTTAGTCAATTTATAAATCTATATTGTGGTAACTTTTTTAATGCTTATTCTCACAAAATATATGATAGTGCACTCATTCGAGATAATCCTAAGGAAAGAgttctattcaaaaatattattgatagtaTTAATAATTTCCCATACTATGATCAAACTGTTGACGGATTGTCACACGTCAATGATTTTATGGTTAAACGAAAACTAGAAAATCATAACACTTTGAAACTGATTTACTATGTTAACGAATTAACGactaaacttgaaaaaaaagaaaaaaccaaattggtcgcaagtttaattaaaaaacttgaaaatattatcgaaaaactACCAGGACATGCGGTCAATATCGTCTCAAAAGTGAATCGTATCAATGTAAACTGTCAGATTAAAAATAGAGCGTATCCAGATGAATATTTAGAAGTCGACACATTTAGAATGGACCTTGTCAAACGAAAATCCTTCCTTTGGAGATTAAATTTTCCACCAACCGGCTATGGTAGGACTGGAAGTAGATGGAGACTcgaaagtacaaataattttgactctTTTACGATAAAACACGTGGGACATGACGAATATTTGTATGGAGTTAATAACACGGACGCAAAAGCAGATATTCGTCCAATTTGTACTTGGAAACATCAGGATCCAATTGCTGAACAAGCCTATTGGGAATTTGCACCTCGAAATGAAGGCCAATATTTTACTTTGAGAAATGTTTTCTATCAAGAATATTTGTATGCGCATGAAGCACCTTCTAGGGACAATAAAAGTCGGGATGTGTTTTGTTATAGATATGGAAAACCAGGAGGAGATATGTGGAAGGCAAGTTATTGggaaataatatgttattag